In Canis lupus dingo isolate Sandy chromosome 27, ASM325472v2, whole genome shotgun sequence, one genomic interval encodes:
- the AMIGO2 gene encoding amphoterin-induced protein 2, whose protein sequence is MSLRLHTRPTPPGVVTPGCRELLCLLVITATVSRGASGVCPTACICATDIVSCTNRNLSKVPGNLFRLIKRLDLSYNRIGLLDSEWIPVSLAKLNTLIIRHNNITSISAGSFSTTPNLKCLDLSSNKLKTVKSAVFQELKVLEVLLLYNNHISYLDPSAFGGLSQLQKLYLSGNFLTQFPMDLYVGRFKLAELMFLDVSYNRILSLPMHHINLVPGKQLRGIYLHGNPFVCDCSLSSLLIFWYRRHFSPVMDFKNDYTCRLWSDPRHSHQVPLLQDGFLNCSDSVINGSFRALGFIHEAQVGERLIVPCDSKTGDGNTDFVWVGPDNRLLEPEKELENFHVFRNGSLVIENPRFEDAGVYSCIAMNRQRLLNETVDVTINVSNFTVNRSHAHEAFNTAFTTLAACVASIVLVLLYLYLTPCPCKCKTKRQKNILHQSDAHSSILNPGPASDAPADDRKAGAGKRVVFLEPLKDTAAGQNGKVRLFPSEPVIAEGILKSTRVKSDSDSVNSVFSDTPFVATT, encoded by the coding sequence ATGTCTTTGCGTCTACACACGCGGCCCACCCCGCCTGGAGTTGtcaccccgggctgcagggagCTGCTGTGTTTGTTGGTGATCACGGCGACCGTGAGCCGCGGCGCCTCCGGGGTGTGCCCCACCGCTTGCATCTGTGCCACGGACATCGTGAGCTGCACCAACAGAAACCTGTCCAAGGTACCCGGGAACCTTTTCAGACTGATCAAGAGACTGGATCTGAGCTACAACCGGATCGGGCTTCTGGATTCGGAGTGGATCCCGGTGTCGTTGGCCAAGCTGAACACCCTCATTATTCGTCATAACAACATCACCAGCATTTCCGCGGGCAGTTTTTCCACGACTCCAAATTTGAAGTGTCTTGACTTATCCTCCAATAAGCTGAAGACGGTGAAAAGCGCCGTGTTCCAAGAGCTGAAGGTCCTGGAAGTGCTCCTGCTGTACAACAACCACATTTCCTATCTGGATCCCTCAGCGTTTGGAGGACTCTCCCAGTTGCAAAAACTCTACTTAAGTGGAAACTTTCTTACGCAGTTTCCCATGGATTTGTATGTTGGGAGGTTCAAGCTGGCAGAACTGATGTTTCTAGATGTTTCCTATAACCGGATCCTCTCCCTGCCCATGCACCACATTAATCTAGTGCCGGGGAAACAGCTGAGGGGCATCTACCTTCATGGAAACCCGTTTGTCTGTGACTGTTCCCTTTCTTCATTGCTGATCTTTTGGTACCGAAGGCACTTTAGCCCGGTGATGGATTTTAAGAACGATTATACCTGTCGCCTGTGGTCCGACCCCAGGCACTCCCATCAGGTGCCTCTGCTCCAGGATGGCTTTCTGAATTGCTCGGACAGTGTCATCAATGGCTCCTTCCGGGCCCTCGGCTTTATTCATGAGGCTCAAGTCGGGGAAAGGCTGATTGTCCCCTGTGACAGCAAGACTGGTGATGGAAATACCGATTTCGTCTGGGTGGGTCCAGACAACCGACTGCTGGAACCCGAGAAAGAGCTGGAGAACTTCCACGTGTTTCGCAACGGAAGCCTGGTTATAGAAAACCCTCGTTTTGAGGACGCCGGAGTGTATTCCTGCATCGCGATGAACAGGCAGCGCCTGCTAAACGAGACCGTGGATGTCACAATCAACGTGAGCAATTTCACCGTGAACAGGTCCCACGCCCACGAGGCCTTTAACACAGCCTTTACCACCCTTGCGGCCTGCGTGGCCAGCATCGTCTTGGTCCTTTTGTACCTCTATCTGACGCCGTGTCCCTGCAAGTGTaaaaccaagagacagaaaaacattCTCCACCAAAGCGACGCCCATTCATCTATTCTCAACCCCGGCCCGGCCAGCGATGCCCCCGCTGACGACCGGAAGGCAGGGGCCGGTAAAAGGGTGGTGTTTTTGGAACCCCTGAAGGATACCGCAGCGGGGCAGAATGGGAAAGTCAGGCTCTTTCCCAGTGAGCCGGTCATAGCTGAGGGCATCCTCAAGTCCACCCGGGTGAAATCCGACTCCGATTCGGTCAATTCCGTCTTCTCGGACACACCCTTCGTGGCCACCACTTAA